ATCACAGGTGTTGCGCAAGCAGGTAATGGCTTGGGTGCTTTTTCAACTTCGACCAAACACATGCGGCAATTAGCCGCTATAGACAGTTTATCGTGATAACAAAAACGCGGAATATGAATTCCAGCTTTATCGGCCACTTCAATCAGCAATGTACCGCTTTCTGCTTCGAGCTTTTGACCGTCTATTTCTATCGTTACCATGATATTGCTCAATAACTAATGTACACGTGGGCCTACCATGCAGCGCTTATGCTCAACATGGTAGGTAAACTCATTGCGATAATGTTTAACGAAACTAGCAACCGGCATGGCGGCAGCATCACCCAAAGCGCAAATCGTACGGCCTTCAATCTTGGCTGCAATATCTTCGAGCTTATCAATGTCTTCTAGTTTACCTGTGCCATGTTCAATACGATGCACCATACGCGACAACCAACCGGTACCTTCACGACACGGCGTACACTGACCACAAGACTCTTCAAAATAAAAATGGGAAATACGTGCCAATATTTTCACCATGCACGTTGAATCATCCATGATGATAACGGACCCCGCACCCAACATTGAACCGGCTTTGGCGATCGCATCATAATCCATGTCGACATCCATCATGATTTCACCCGGCAAAACCGGCACGGAGGAGCCACCCGGAATAACGGCTTTTAGGGTTGCCCCGTTTTTCATGCCGCCAGCAAGTTTTAATAACTCGGCGAATGGCGTACCCAATGACACTTCATAATTACCCGGTTTATTAACATGGCCAGAGACTGAGAAAATTTTGGTGCCACCGTTATTAGGTTTGCCCAATTCAAGAAACCATTGCCCACCATTACGCAAAATAGTCGGCACTGATGCTAAAGTCTCGGTGTTGTTAATGGTGGTTGGTCGACCATAAAGACCATAACCAGCTGGGAAGGGAGGCTTGAAGCGTGGCTGCCCTTTCTTACCTTCTAAAGATTCGAGTAAGGCCGTTTCTTCTCCGCAGATATAAGCGCCTGCACCAGGATGTGCATGGAGATCAAAATCGGCGCAGGAACCCATAATATCTTTACCCAGCAAGCCCGCTGCATAGGCTTCTTCAAGTGCTTGTTCAAAACGCTCAATCGGCCCGTCAAACTCGCCACGAATATAGTTATAACCGACCGTCGCACCAATACAATAACCGGCAATAGCCATGCCTTCTATTAAAGAGTGTGGATCAAAACGTAGAATGTCACGATCTTTGAATGTGCCTGGCTCGCCTTCATCAGAATTACACACAATGTATTTCTGTCCCTCGGCCTGACGCGGCATAAAGCTCCACTTCAAACCAGTAGGAAAGCCTGCGCCACCGCGCCCACGCAAACAAGATATTTTCAGTTCGGCAATGATCTCATCGGGCCTTGTCTTTTCTTTTAGGATTTTTTTCCAAGCATCATAGCCCTGGTTCCCAACATAGGTGCCCAGCGTCCACGGCTTAGGCAAATGCAAATTACGGAAGCATACTTCGTTAGCCACTATTTCATCCCATCTAAAATTTCATCGATCTTCTCAGGCGTCAAG
The genomic region above belongs to Gammaproteobacteria bacterium and contains:
- a CDS encoding (2Fe-2S)-binding protein, with amino-acid sequence MVTIEIDGQKLEAESGTLLIEVADKAGIHIPRFCYHDKLSIAANCRMCLVEVEKAPKPLPACATPV
- the nuoF gene encoding NADH-quinone oxidoreductase subunit NuoF, with the protein product MANEVCFRNLHLPKPWTLGTYVGNQGYDAWKKILKEKTRPDEIIAELKISCLRGRGGAGFPTGLKWSFMPRQAEGQKYIVCNSDEGEPGTFKDRDILRFDPHSLIEGMAIAGYCIGATVGYNYIRGEFDGPIERFEQALEEAYAAGLLGKDIMGSCADFDLHAHPGAGAYICGEETALLESLEGKKGQPRFKPPFPAGYGLYGRPTTINNTETLASVPTILRNGGQWFLELGKPNNGGTKIFSVSGHVNKPGNYEVSLGTPFAELLKLAGGMKNGATLKAVIPGGSSVPVLPGEIMMDVDMDYDAIAKAGSMLGAGSVIIMDDSTCMVKILARISHFYFEESCGQCTPCREGTGWLSRMVHRIEHGTGKLEDIDKLEDIAAKIEGRTICALGDAAAMPVASFVKHYRNEFTYHVEHKRCMVGPRVH